A window of Desertibacillus haloalkaliphilus contains these coding sequences:
- the glyS gene encoding glycine--tRNA ligase subunit beta — MSKRDFLLEIGLEEMPARFVTDAMNQLATTLAQWLKAERISYERVTSFSTPRRLAVIVEGLAEKQADMEEEARGPAKKIAVDDNGDWTKAALGFARGQGVDPTDLYFSEVKGTEYVFAKKYTVGQVTSSLLPQVEGLIKGMNFPKNMRWNQYDLKFVRPVKWLVALYGSEVVPFEITNVVTNHYTYGHRFLGGECKIESPQEYKDALRSEFVIVDPDERKEAIRNQIATIEKENQWVIPIDEELLEEVNNLVEYPTALHGSYDEEFLSLPKEVLITSMREHQRYFPVKNNDGELLANFVTVRNGDSNHLENVVKGNEKVLRARLADAMFFYKEDQKLKLDDALSQLENIVYHEELGSIGDKVRRIREATSDLVTLLGIDEQTAKRADRAAQLCKFDLVTLMVDEFTELQGRMGEEYALMAGEHESVAKAISEHYMPRFSGDQSPSTQVGTVVSIADKLDTITTCFAIGLIPTGSQDPYALRRQSAGVIQMILDHNLSVSVEELIDVSLQVVEQRQLLKRDRKDIMADLIDFFKLRIKHTLQDRGIRYDVIEALLTTSIDRVDVIVKKAELIMENREEVSFKEVVESLSRVTNIAKKAEGKQQAVEPRLFDHTEEKELFRVVNEVEEVVERALREGDVERAYKAIASLKTPINKYFDHIMVMAEDNKVKENRLSQMRQLATTIHTFAHFNSLVFA, encoded by the coding sequence ATGAGTAAACGTGATTTTTTATTAGAAATTGGACTTGAAGAAATGCCTGCACGGTTTGTGACAGATGCGATGAATCAATTAGCGACTACTTTAGCCCAATGGTTAAAAGCAGAAAGAATCTCTTATGAGCGTGTCACTTCCTTTTCAACACCACGTCGCTTAGCGGTTATTGTTGAAGGATTAGCAGAAAAGCAAGCGGATATGGAGGAAGAAGCGCGCGGACCTGCCAAGAAAATTGCAGTTGATGACAATGGTGATTGGACAAAGGCGGCGCTTGGTTTTGCACGAGGGCAAGGTGTAGACCCTACGGATTTATATTTTAGTGAAGTAAAAGGGACAGAATATGTCTTTGCCAAGAAATATACAGTTGGGCAAGTGACAAGTTCACTATTACCACAAGTAGAGGGACTCATTAAAGGGATGAACTTTCCAAAAAACATGCGTTGGAATCAATACGACCTCAAGTTTGTACGTCCGGTTAAGTGGTTAGTTGCTTTGTATGGCAGTGAAGTAGTTCCATTTGAAATCACAAACGTAGTGACAAATCATTATACATACGGTCATCGTTTTCTCGGTGGGGAGTGCAAAATTGAGAGCCCACAAGAATATAAAGACGCCCTCCGTTCTGAATTTGTGATCGTTGACCCGGATGAAAGAAAAGAAGCGATTCGTAACCAAATCGCAACAATTGAAAAAGAGAATCAGTGGGTAATTCCGATTGACGAAGAGCTTCTAGAAGAGGTTAACAATCTTGTTGAGTACCCAACAGCCCTTCATGGTAGCTATGATGAAGAGTTTTTATCGTTACCGAAAGAAGTGTTAATTACGTCCATGCGTGAGCATCAACGTTACTTCCCAGTAAAAAATAACGATGGCGAGTTATTAGCTAATTTCGTTACCGTTCGTAATGGGGATAGCAATCATTTGGAAAATGTCGTAAAAGGAAATGAAAAAGTATTGCGAGCACGACTTGCAGACGCGATGTTTTTCTACAAGGAAGATCAAAAACTAAAGTTGGATGACGCACTGTCGCAGCTAGAGAATATTGTTTATCATGAGGAGTTAGGCTCTATTGGTGATAAGGTGCGCCGGATTCGAGAAGCTACAAGTGACCTTGTGACCTTGCTAGGAATTGATGAACAAACGGCTAAACGTGCGGATCGAGCGGCGCAGTTATGTAAATTCGACCTCGTTACATTAATGGTTGATGAGTTTACCGAGCTTCAAGGTCGTATGGGTGAGGAATATGCGTTAATGGCAGGTGAGCATGAGTCAGTTGCAAAAGCAATTAGTGAACACTATATGCCACGCTTCTCAGGTGACCAAAGCCCATCGACACAAGTGGGAACGGTTGTTAGTATCGCTGATAAACTTGATACGATTACGACATGTTTCGCCATTGGTTTAATCCCGACAGGATCCCAAGACCCATATGCGCTACGTCGACAGTCTGCGGGAGTGATCCAAATGATTCTAGATCATAACTTATCGGTAAGTGTTGAAGAATTAATTGATGTATCGCTACAAGTCGTTGAGCAGCGTCAGTTGTTAAAACGAGATCGCAAAGACATTATGGCTGATTTAATTGATTTCTTTAAGTTGCGTATTAAACATACCTTACAGGACCGTGGCATCCGTTATGATGTGATTGAAGCCCTGTTAACAACATCAATTGATCGTGTAGATGTCATTGTCAAAAAAGCTGAATTGATTATGGAAAATCGCGAGGAAGTATCTTTTAAAGAGGTTGTTGAATCATTAAGCCGGGTGACAAACATTGCGAAAAAAGCTGAAGGAAAACAGCAGGCAGTAGAGCCTCGTTTGTTCGACCATACAGAAGAGAAAGAGTTATTTCGCGTAGTAAATGAGGTAGAAGAGGTTGTCGAACGTGCGTTGCGCGAAGGTGATGTTGAGCGTGCCTATAAGGCGATTGCTTCACTTAAAACGCCAATAAATAAGTATTTCGATCATATTATGGTGATGGCAGAAGATAACAAAGTAAAAGAAAATCGTTTGAGTCAAATGAGGCAGCTTGCAACAACGATTCATACATTTGCGCATTTCAACTCTCTAGTATTTGCTTAA